The following coding sequences lie in one Steroidobacter denitrificans genomic window:
- the tsaD gene encoding tRNA (adenosine(37)-N6)-threonylcarbamoyltransferase complex transferase subunit TsaD: MKVLGIETSCDETAAAVYDGERGLLSHCLYSQAQMHAEYGGVVPELASRDHVRKLLPLVERALCEAALEPEQIDAVAYTAGPGLAGALLVGASVARSLAFAWDCPVVGVHHLEGHLLAPLLDADAPDFPFLALLVSGGHTLIAQVRGLGDYEIIGTSLDDAAGEAFDKTAKLLGLPYPGGPALAQLARQGRAGRFRLPRPMLDRPGLDFSFSGLKTAVVVATRGVELDAQGRADVACEFQQAVVDTLLAKCVRAIAQTGLSTLVVAGGVGANRALRQALTTLGERRGVRVLYPRPEFCTDNAAMIAYAGYRRLIEGEQDGLQIRAAARWPLDTLRPPGKMCRAAV, translated from the coding sequence ATGAAAGTACTAGGTATCGAAACCTCCTGCGACGAAACCGCCGCCGCCGTCTATGACGGTGAGAGAGGTTTGTTGTCGCATTGCCTGTACAGCCAGGCGCAGATGCACGCCGAGTACGGTGGAGTCGTTCCCGAGTTGGCCTCGCGCGATCATGTGCGCAAGCTCCTGCCTCTGGTGGAGCGCGCGCTGTGTGAGGCTGCGCTTGAACCCGAGCAGATCGATGCGGTGGCCTATACCGCCGGCCCGGGGCTGGCAGGAGCCCTGCTGGTGGGCGCCTCAGTGGCCCGGAGCCTGGCGTTCGCCTGGGATTGTCCGGTGGTCGGGGTGCATCACCTGGAAGGGCACCTGCTGGCACCATTGCTCGATGCGGATGCACCCGACTTTCCGTTCCTGGCGTTGCTGGTTTCCGGGGGGCATACCTTGATTGCACAGGTGCGAGGACTGGGCGATTACGAAATCATCGGCACTTCGCTCGACGATGCGGCCGGCGAGGCGTTCGACAAGACTGCGAAACTGCTGGGGCTGCCTTATCCTGGCGGTCCGGCTCTGGCGCAACTGGCCCGGCAGGGGCGCGCAGGGCGGTTCCGCCTTCCTCGCCCAATGTTGGATCGTCCTGGCCTGGATTTCAGCTTCAGCGGCTTGAAGACCGCCGTAGTGGTGGCGACGCGCGGCGTCGAACTCGATGCCCAGGGACGGGCTGACGTGGCCTGCGAATTCCAGCAGGCAGTGGTCGATACCTTGCTCGCCAAGTGCGTGCGCGCCATCGCACAGACCGGGCTGTCTACTCTGGTGGTAGCCGGCGGCGTCGGCGCAAATCGAGCGTTGCGCCAGGCGCTTACGACATTAGGCGAGCGTCGGGGTGTGCGCGTTCTTTATCCTCGCCCGGAGTTCTGTACGGACAATGCCGCCATGATCGCGTACGCTGGCTACCGACGCCTGATCGAGGGCGAGCAGGATGGACTGCAGATCCGCGCCGCCGCGCGTTGGCCGCTGGATACCTTGCGGCCTCCGGGGAAAATGTGTAGGGCGGCGGTCTGA
- the folK gene encoding 2-amino-4-hydroxy-6-hydroxymethyldihydropteridine diphosphokinase, with product MDKIFLSALRVDCVVGIWEWERRVKQTVIIDLEMAADVRRAAATDHIDDTLDYKRVAKRLLSFVADSRYQLVETLTESIARLLVTEFGISWVKVRLNKQGAIRGARDVGIEIERQSSDYPAGQGQECRPHDPETAGIGRVASEGSDLDSRGMVEVFVAAGSNIEPEKYLDRALQALEGRFGPLKVSPAYRNQAVGFEGADFINLVVGFDSDLPVEAVRDQLQQIEALCDRPPQAPQWGPRTMDLDILLYGDRVSDLPGLVLPRPDLLRRDYMLRPLAAIAPDLCHPTALRTMRELWESFDAGAHSLQEITIPRCDLRRQPESGL from the coding sequence ATGGACAAGATTTTTCTTAGCGCATTGCGCGTAGATTGTGTCGTCGGCATCTGGGAATGGGAGCGGCGGGTCAAGCAAACCGTCATTATCGACCTGGAAATGGCTGCCGATGTGCGCCGCGCTGCCGCCACCGACCATATCGACGATACGCTCGATTACAAGCGCGTCGCCAAGCGATTGTTGTCGTTCGTGGCGGATTCCCGCTACCAGTTGGTGGAAACGCTGACGGAGAGCATCGCTCGGCTGTTGGTTACCGAGTTCGGGATCTCCTGGGTCAAGGTGCGCTTGAACAAGCAGGGTGCGATCCGCGGTGCGCGTGACGTGGGTATCGAGATCGAGCGTCAATCCTCGGATTATCCGGCGGGTCAAGGGCAGGAATGCCGGCCGCACGATCCGGAGACGGCGGGCATCGGTAGGGTCGCCTCCGAGGGAAGTGATCTGGACAGTCGAGGGATGGTCGAGGTGTTCGTCGCTGCCGGCAGCAATATCGAGCCGGAGAAATACCTGGACCGGGCGCTGCAGGCGCTCGAGGGCCGCTTCGGGCCGTTGAAGGTCTCACCGGCGTATCGCAATCAGGCGGTTGGATTCGAGGGGGCGGATTTCATTAACCTGGTCGTCGGTTTTGACAGCGATCTGCCCGTCGAGGCGGTGCGCGACCAATTGCAGCAGATCGAGGCTTTGTGCGATCGCCCGCCGCAGGCGCCTCAATGGGGACCGCGAACCATGGATCTGGACATCCTGCTATATGGCGATCGGGTGAGCGATTTGCCCGGACTGGTTCTGCCGCGGCCGGATCTGCTGCGCCGGGATTACATGCTCAGGCCACTGGCGGCGATTGCCCCGGACCTGTGCCATCCCACGGCACTGCGGACGATGCGCGAATTATGGGAGTCCTTCGATGCGGGTGCGCATTCCTTGCAGGAGATCACCATCCCACGCTGCGACCTCCGTCGACAGCCAGAATCTGGCCTGTGA
- a CDS encoding pteridine reductase, translating into MARGFHAEGADIGIHFYRSRQDAEQLMTELNQTRAGSAVAVGADLLDTASLAELVTRIQAAFGRLDILINNASSFYPTPLGGVSASQWEDLMGTNLRAPFFLAQAAAPALRAGAGLILNMIDIHAQRPLPDHLIYSSAKAGLAMLTRALARELGPEIRVNGIAPGPILWPDAGMDESLKAEIVSKTLLKRSGCPQDIVRAALFFAKNAPYVTGQILAVDGGRSVGW; encoded by the coding sequence ATGGCCCGCGGGTTTCACGCCGAGGGTGCCGACATAGGCATCCATTTTTACCGTTCGCGCCAGGATGCGGAACAGTTGATGACGGAATTAAACCAAACACGCGCCGGCTCGGCCGTAGCGGTCGGCGCGGATCTGCTCGACACAGCTTCGCTGGCCGAACTGGTAACCCGGATTCAGGCGGCCTTCGGCCGGCTGGACATATTGATCAACAACGCCTCGTCCTTCTATCCGACCCCGCTGGGTGGCGTATCGGCCTCGCAGTGGGAAGACCTGATGGGCACGAACCTGCGCGCACCGTTTTTCCTGGCCCAGGCGGCGGCGCCAGCACTGCGCGCCGGAGCGGGACTGATCCTGAATATGATCGATATCCACGCGCAACGTCCCCTGCCGGACCATCTGATCTATTCCAGCGCCAAGGCCGGACTGGCGATGCTGACACGAGCGCTGGCACGCGAACTAGGTCCGGAAATCCGTGTCAATGGCATCGCCCCCGGACCGATTTTGTGGCCGGATGCCGGAATGGATGAATCGCTCAAGGCGGAGATCGTCTCCAAAACCTTGCTCAAGCGCAGTGGCTGTCCGCAGGACATCGTGCGCGCCGCCCTGTTTTTCGCCAAGAATGCCCCTTATGTCACAGGCCAGATTCTGGCTGTCGACGGAGGTCGCAGCGTGGGATGGTGA
- a CDS encoding class I SAM-dependent methyltransferase has product MSIPMALPALSAQEQAHSERLVERIRGEIERCHGWISFERFMEMVLYEPGLGYYSAGAVKLGTCGDFITAPEISSLFSRCLANQCSRIFEHLGGDDGPAGAGRSDAGILELGAGSGVMAADILLELAAQDRLPAHYDILEVSADLRERQRATLAQRAPEMLARVRWLDRLPRGFRGVVLANEVLDALPVQRFRIRGGQVYALGVTWQLGRLDGSEVLADTALATAVRGIEAALGEPLPEGYCSEINLRLAPWIAGIGDALEQGVVLCIDYGLPRRQFYRPERGEGTLLCHFRQRYHDDPLVHVGLQDIGAWVDFTAVAEAAAAAGLEVAGFTTQAHFLIGNGLERLLAPRGEDEDLVARVQLSRQAMLLTLPGEMGERFKVIGLASNFSAPLQGFQVRDLSGSL; this is encoded by the coding sequence ATGAGCATACCGATGGCACTGCCGGCGCTATCGGCGCAGGAGCAGGCTCACAGCGAACGGCTGGTCGAACGCATCCGTGGCGAGATCGAACGCTGCCATGGCTGGATCAGTTTCGAGCGATTCATGGAAATGGTCCTGTACGAACCCGGACTGGGCTACTACAGCGCCGGTGCCGTCAAACTCGGCACCTGCGGCGATTTCATCACGGCACCCGAGATTTCTTCGCTGTTCAGCCGCTGCCTGGCGAATCAATGCAGCCGGATTTTCGAACATCTGGGTGGGGACGACGGGCCGGCCGGCGCCGGGAGGAGCGACGCCGGCATCCTCGAACTGGGGGCGGGTTCCGGCGTAATGGCAGCGGATATTCTGCTGGAACTGGCGGCTCAGGACCGCTTGCCGGCGCATTATGACATCCTGGAGGTGAGCGCGGATCTGCGCGAGCGCCAGCGGGCCACGTTAGCGCAGCGCGCTCCCGAAATGCTGGCGCGTGTGCGGTGGCTGGACCGGTTGCCGCGGGGTTTTCGTGGCGTGGTACTGGCCAACGAGGTGCTCGACGCCTTGCCGGTGCAGCGTTTCCGGATCCGGGGCGGGCAGGTGTATGCGCTGGGCGTGACCTGGCAACTGGGACGGCTCGACGGATCGGAGGTGCTCGCCGACACTGCGTTGGCAACGGCGGTACGCGGCATCGAGGCGGCACTGGGTGAGCCGCTGCCCGAGGGCTATTGCTCCGAAATCAATCTGCGTCTGGCTCCCTGGATCGCCGGGATCGGCGACGCCTTGGAGCAGGGCGTGGTGCTGTGTATCGACTACGGACTGCCGCGGCGCCAGTTCTATCGGCCCGAGCGCGGCGAGGGAACCTTATTGTGCCATTTTCGCCAGCGGTATCACGATGATCCGCTGGTGCATGTCGGTTTACAGGACATCGGCGCCTGGGTGGACTTCACGGCCGTGGCCGAAGCGGCGGCCGCCGCCGGGCTCGAGGTGGCGGGATTTACGACTCAGGCGCATTTCCTCATCGGCAACGGCCTGGAACGGTTGCTCGCGCCCCGGGGAGAGGATGAGGATCTGGTCGCGCGGGTGCAGTTGTCCCGCCAGGCCATGCTATTGACTCTGCCCGGTGAGATGGGTGAGCGTTTCAAGGTAATCGGCTTGGCATCGAATTTTTCCGCGCCGCTACAAGGTTTTCAGGTCAGGGACCTGTCTGGCAGTCTCTGA
- a CDS encoding multifunctional CCA addition/repair protein: protein MKIYLVGGAVRDELLGLAVGERDWVVVGARPEEMIARGFRPVGKDFPVFLHPQTAEEHALARTERKTGPGYRGFDTSFSPDVTLEQDLQRRDLTINAMARDLDSGKLIDPHGGQRDLRERWLRHVSDAFIEDPVRVLRTARFAARFAPLGFRIAPETLTLMRRIAARGELDALVPERVWQETRRALAMPAPQCYLEVLRDAQALPIIFPEIHALFGVPQVPQWHPEIDAGIHTLMALEQAARLSEDPVVRFATLVHDLGKGVTPRNEWPRHIGHEQRGVPLVEQLCERLRVPNAYRELGVLTARYHLHAHRALELRASTLLDLLENTDAFRRPARFEQFLLASEADARGRKGLEKRSYPQADYLRRAREAAAAIVLDAGAREGLKGPQIARRLRRARLEALRDFKKDHAAGA, encoded by the coding sequence ATGAAGATCTATCTGGTGGGCGGTGCGGTACGCGATGAACTGCTGGGACTGGCCGTGGGCGAGCGCGACTGGGTGGTCGTCGGCGCCCGCCCGGAAGAAATGATCGCCCGAGGCTTTCGTCCGGTGGGCAAGGATTTTCCCGTCTTCCTGCACCCCCAGACCGCCGAAGAACATGCCCTGGCGCGCACGGAACGTAAAACCGGCCCAGGTTACCGCGGTTTCGATACCTCATTCTCGCCCGATGTCACTCTAGAGCAGGATCTGCAGCGGCGTGATCTGACGATCAATGCGATGGCGCGCGATCTCGACAGCGGCAAGCTGATCGATCCCCACGGCGGCCAGCGCGATCTGCGCGAGCGCTGGCTGCGTCATGTCTCGGATGCCTTCATCGAAGATCCGGTGCGCGTGTTGCGTACAGCCCGATTCGCCGCCCGGTTCGCCCCGCTGGGTTTCCGCATTGCCCCCGAAACCTTGACGCTGATGCGCCGCATCGCCGCCCGCGGCGAGTTGGATGCGCTGGTACCCGAACGGGTCTGGCAGGAAACCCGCCGCGCCCTGGCCATGCCGGCACCGCAGTGCTACCTGGAAGTGCTGCGCGACGCGCAGGCGCTACCGATCATCTTTCCCGAGATTCATGCGCTGTTCGGCGTGCCGCAAGTGCCGCAATGGCATCCGGAAATCGATGCCGGCATCCATACGCTCATGGCCCTGGAACAAGCCGCCCGGCTCAGCGAAGATCCGGTGGTGCGCTTCGCCACGCTGGTGCACGATCTCGGCAAAGGCGTCACCCCGCGCAACGAGTGGCCGCGCCACATTGGGCACGAACAACGCGGCGTGCCGCTGGTCGAGCAACTCTGCGAGCGCCTGCGCGTACCGAATGCCTATCGAGAACTAGGGGTGCTCACCGCACGCTACCATCTGCATGCGCACCGTGCGCTGGAGCTCAGGGCATCGACCCTGCTGGATCTGCTGGAAAACACCGACGCGTTCCGACGCCCGGCACGCTTCGAGCAGTTCCTGCTGGCGAGCGAAGCGGATGCACGGGGACGCAAGGGCCTGGAAAAGCGTTCCTATCCGCAGGCCGACTATCTGCGCCGGGCACGCGAGGCGGCCGCTGCCATCGTCTTGGATGCCGGCGCCCGTGAAGGCCTGAAGGGTCCCCAGATCGCCAGGCGGCTACGGCGGGCGCGCCTCGAGGCGCTGCGGGATTTCAAGAAGGATCACGCCGCCGGCGCATAG
- a CDS encoding aminopeptidase has translation MFTNDPDRLPQRQSYGCGASFVPGFRDRIEYWLRRRVGGWRPLARWLLPVCAAMVSSGCYLMQAAAGQMEITARRQPIATLLADANTPAALRGRLAYVAEARDFAVRELGLPDNGSYRSYADLERPYVVWNVFATEEFSVEPRRWCFPIAGCVVYRGYFSEASAQRYARRLRAAGKDTAVSGVSAYSTLGHFDDPVLSTMLGWSDARLAATVFHELAHQVIYLPGESRFNESFAMVVEEAGLERWLMQRGQPDELADWRQRRRREAMFIRALLHTREQLRSLYASDLPTARKRERKQYAFGLLKLEYARMREVWHGSHGYDAWFDRTLNNAHLVPAATYHGCVPGLRRLLASVGGDLPRFYERVRMLAKLDRATREREVCGDLHDWREGSAHEPFSAMHSLDAWLKKVHERNGRPDVASDREG, from the coding sequence ATGTTCACGAATGATCCGGATCGCCTGCCGCAGCGGCAGTCTTACGGGTGCGGCGCTTCGTTCGTCCCCGGGTTCCGTGACAGGATCGAGTACTGGCTGCGCCGCCGGGTCGGCGGATGGCGGCCATTGGCGCGCTGGTTGCTGCCGGTCTGTGCCGCCATGGTCTCCTCGGGCTGCTATCTGATGCAGGCGGCGGCCGGGCAGATGGAGATCACTGCCCGGCGCCAGCCCATCGCAACGCTGCTTGCCGATGCGAATACGCCTGCGGCCTTGCGTGGACGGCTTGCGTACGTGGCCGAGGCGCGCGACTTCGCGGTGCGCGAGTTAGGCCTGCCGGACAACGGCAGCTATCGCAGCTATGCCGATCTGGAACGCCCCTATGTGGTATGGAATGTGTTTGCGACCGAGGAGTTTTCGGTCGAGCCGCGGCGCTGGTGTTTCCCGATCGCAGGCTGTGTCGTTTATCGCGGTTATTTCAGCGAGGCGAGTGCGCAGCGCTATGCACGCCGCCTGCGAGCGGCCGGCAAGGACACCGCGGTCAGCGGTGTGTCCGCCTATTCCACCTTGGGGCATTTCGATGATCCGGTATTGAGCACGATGCTGGGCTGGAGCGATGCGCGGCTGGCGGCAACCGTGTTTCATGAGCTGGCGCATCAGGTGATCTACCTGCCGGGTGAGTCCCGGTTCAATGAAAGCTTCGCGATGGTGGTCGAGGAGGCGGGCCTGGAGCGGTGGCTGATGCAGCGAGGACAGCCTGATGAACTGGCCGATTGGCGCCAGCGGCGTCGACGTGAGGCGATGTTCATCCGTGCGTTGCTACATACGCGTGAGCAGTTGCGCAGCCTATATGCATCCGACCTGCCGACGGCACGCAAGCGCGAGCGCAAGCAGTATGCCTTCGGTCTGCTGAAGCTCGAGTACGCCAGGATGCGTGAAGTGTGGCACGGCAGCCATGGCTATGACGCCTGGTTCGATCGCACCTTGAACAATGCGCATCTGGTACCGGCGGCGACCTATCACGGCTGCGTGCCAGGCTTGCGGCGCCTGCTCGCATCGGTGGGCGGCGATCTGCCGCGCTTTTACGAACGGGTACGTATGTTGGCGAAGCTGGATCGGGCGACGAGAGAGCGGGAGGTTTGCGGCGATTTGCACGATTGGCGTGAGGGTTCCGCTCATGAACCTTTTTCAGCCATGCATTCTCTTGATGCATGGCTGAAAAAGGTTCATGAGCGGAACGGCCGTCCCGATGTGGCTTCCGATCGAGAAGGATGA
- a CDS encoding Do family serine endopeptidase — MRQQAFGLVTAALIFLSTTAAAQLPESVGSTPVPSLAPIVKKASPAVVNIATRGTVREQRPRNPLLEDPFFRRFFDAPDMAPRERRFQSAGSGVIVDAKNGYIITNAHVIENADEITVTLLDDRQIKAEIVGRDKPSDVAVLKVQAKNLVEMPLADSSAAEVGDFVLAIGNPFALNHTVTSGIISALGRSDNNPESYQDFIQTDAPINPGNSGGALVDLRGQLVGINTAIFSGSGGNIGIGFAIPSNMVKAVMSQLVQYGEVKRGMLGVQLANQFTPEIAESLGLGNARGALVSQVVEGGAAEKAGIKAGDVITSVNGRGVASSTELRNAIGLLCIGERIEIGLLREGKPRRLTAIISDRGSADGNGAAEIHPVFQGASLATADNNVGVLIQSVAEGSPAARSGLRPNDIILAVGRVRVTTIEQLRNAVKDVNAFAITIRRGNSTLVFPVG, encoded by the coding sequence ATGAGACAGCAGGCTTTCGGGCTCGTCACCGCCGCCCTGATCTTTTTGAGCACCACCGCAGCAGCGCAGCTACCGGAAAGCGTCGGCTCGACACCCGTGCCTTCATTGGCGCCGATCGTCAAGAAGGCTTCCCCGGCCGTGGTCAATATCGCGACGCGAGGCACCGTGCGCGAACAGCGTCCGCGCAATCCGTTGCTAGAAGATCCTTTTTTTCGCCGCTTCTTCGATGCACCCGATATGGCGCCGCGCGAACGCCGCTTCCAGAGTGCCGGCTCCGGCGTGATCGTCGACGCAAAGAACGGCTACATCATCACCAACGCGCACGTCATCGAAAACGCGGACGAAATCACCGTCACCTTGCTGGATGACCGTCAGATCAAGGCGGAGATCGTCGGCCGCGACAAGCCCTCGGACGTCGCCGTGCTGAAGGTCCAGGCGAAGAACCTGGTCGAGATGCCGCTGGCGGATTCCAGCGCGGCGGAGGTCGGAGACTTCGTACTCGCCATCGGCAATCCCTTCGCACTGAATCACACCGTGACTTCCGGCATCATCAGCGCCCTGGGGCGCTCGGACAACAATCCGGAGTCGTACCAGGACTTCATTCAGACCGATGCGCCGATCAATCCGGGCAACTCCGGCGGCGCGCTGGTCGACCTGCGAGGACAGCTGGTCGGCATCAATACCGCGATCTTTTCCGGCAGCGGCGGCAACATCGGTATCGGTTTCGCGATTCCTTCGAACATGGTCAAGGCCGTCATGAGCCAGCTGGTGCAATACGGCGAAGTCAAGCGAGGCATGCTCGGCGTGCAGCTCGCCAACCAGTTCACTCCGGAGATCGCCGAGAGTCTCGGGCTGGGCAACGCCCGCGGTGCGCTGGTCTCCCAGGTCGTGGAAGGCGGCGCTGCTGAAAAAGCCGGCATCAAGGCGGGCGATGTCATTACATCGGTCAACGGCCGCGGCGTCGCCAGCTCCACCGAACTGCGTAATGCCATCGGCTTGCTGTGCATCGGCGAAAGGATCGAAATCGGTCTGCTGCGCGAGGGCAAGCCACGCCGGCTCACCGCTATCATCAGCGATCGCGGCAGCGCCGATGGCAATGGTGCCGCCGAGATCCACCCTGTCTTCCAGGGCGCGTCCCTAGCCACCGCCGACAACAATGTCGGCGTACTGATCCAGAGTGTCGCGGAAGGCAGTCCCGCGGCGCGCAGCGGCCTGCGTCCGAACGACATCATTCTGGCGGTGGGACGAGTGCGCGTCACGACCATCGAGCAACTGCGCAACGCAGTGAAGGATGTGAACGCCTTCGCGATCACCATCCGCCGCGGCAACTCCACCCTGGTATTCCCGGTAGGGTGA